A genomic segment from Arcobacter acticola encodes:
- a CDS encoding EAL domain-containing protein encodes MPCKCRDVFYISEKKSKIHFITQINELIVKSSKIFKNLGLETQKIENIVSIEVENPREFFEENFDYLNTNFHDLEKDEIKIFIENDDNKLTLSSILSTKALNRYLHFIEDKNFFDIIENHSLTAYFQPIIDMQTNKIFAYETLTRGVLPNGDLMYPDVLFAKSERNDMNFTLDRMCRETALKTTAVKKIDAKVFINFIPTSIYDPEFCLASTVKWAKQLEFDPKNIVFEVVETQNVKDKEHLKSILNYYRKEGFLIALDDVGEGYSSLNMIIDIKPDIIKVDRNIIDNIDQSPMKQSIYKALRGICVDNGIKILAEGVETPYELEKVKEIGVDYAQGYYFAKPSAEIIRVI; translated from the coding sequence ATGCCATGCAAATGTAGAGATGTGTTTTATATAAGTGAGAAAAAAAGTAAGATTCATTTTATTACTCAAATAAATGAGTTAATAGTTAAGTCATCGAAGATTTTTAAAAACCTTGGACTTGAAACCCAAAAAATTGAAAATATTGTATCTATTGAAGTGGAGAATCCAAGGGAATTTTTTGAGGAAAATTTTGATTATTTAAATACAAATTTTCATGATTTAGAAAAAGATGAAATAAAAATTTTTATTGAAAATGATGATAATAAATTAACACTTAGCAGCATATTATCTACAAAAGCACTAAATAGATATTTACATTTTATAGAAGATAAAAATTTCTTTGATATTATTGAAAACCATAGTTTAACAGCCTATTTCCAACCAATAATAGATATGCAAACAAATAAAATATTTGCCTATGAAACTCTAACTCGTGGAGTTTTACCAAATGGTGATTTAATGTATCCTGATGTCTTATTTGCAAAATCTGAAAGAAATGATATGAATTTTACACTCGATAGAATGTGTAGAGAAACAGCACTTAAAACAACAGCTGTAAAAAAAATAGATGCAAAGGTATTTATAAACTTTATTCCAACCTCTATTTATGATCCAGAGTTTTGTTTAGCTTCAACTGTAAAATGGGCAAAACAACTAGAGTTTGACCCAAAAAATATAGTTTTTGAAGTTGTTGAAACACAAAATGTAAAAGATAAAGAACATTTAAAATCTATTTTAAATTATTATAGAAAAGAAGGCTTTTTAATAGCTCTTGATGACGTAGGAGAAGGATACTCATCTTTAAATATGATTATTGACATAAAACCAGATATCATAAAAGTTGATAGAAACATTATTGATAATATAGATCAAAGTCCTATGAAACAGTCAATATATAAAGCCCTAAGAGGAATATGTGTTGATAATGGAATAAAAATATTAGCAGAAGGAGTTGAGACTCCCTATGAACTTGAAAAAGTAAAAGAAATTGGAGTAGATTATGCACAAGGTTATTATTTTGCAAAACCTAGTGCTGAAATTATTAGGGTTATTTAA
- a CDS encoding cryptochrome/photolyase family protein: MKIFILYPNQLFKNVAKLKDKKVLLIEEPLFFTQYEFHIQKLVLHRASMKFYENYLFQNGIEVEYFEDESYLERYKNQEIFIYELFDNYLEKKVYKNFSNITTIKNPNFINPNDSNKFMHNFYKNRRVEENIFMENGKPLFGKYSFDSENRKKLPKDIKIPPTFCFDNKYINEAKEYCKKFKTIGDINEDFYYPTSFDEAQIQLDSFINEKFENFGDYQDAITKESKQYFLFHSNISSSLNIGLIDLNDLIEKIINANAPYNAKEGFIRQIIGWREFMLKIYQDDGVKLRNSNFFEFKNEIPTKILESKSGITPLDDCIKKLNNSSYNHHIERLMILGNLFLLLEIKPNSVYEFFMRYYIDAYDWVMVGNVYGMSGFSDGGSITTKPYIASSNYILKMSDYKKSEPWCEIVDALYWRFLFKYSPKFEKNPRMAMQINLLKKMPKEKLENHLKIADDFIKNLFIAN; the protein is encoded by the coding sequence ATGAAAATATTTATACTTTACCCAAACCAATTATTTAAAAATGTTGCAAAGCTAAAAGACAAAAAAGTACTTTTAATTGAAGAACCACTATTTTTTACTCAATATGAATTTCATATTCAAAAGTTAGTTCTTCATAGAGCTAGTATGAAATTTTATGAAAATTATCTATTTCAAAATGGTATTGAAGTTGAATATTTTGAAGATGAATCTTATCTTGAAAGATATAAAAATCAAGAGATATTTATATATGAACTTTTTGATAATTATTTAGAAAAAAAAGTTTACAAAAACTTTTCAAATATCACAACAATAAAAAACCCAAACTTTATAAATCCAAATGACTCAAATAAATTTATGCATAACTTTTACAAAAATAGAAGAGTTGAGGAAAATATTTTTATGGAAAACGGCAAACCACTTTTTGGGAAATATAGCTTTGATAGTGAAAACAGAAAGAAACTTCCAAAAGATATAAAAATACCCCCTACTTTTTGTTTTGATAACAAATATATAAATGAGGCAAAAGAGTATTGTAAGAAGTTTAAAACTATTGGAGATATAAACGAAGATTTTTACTATCCAACTAGCTTTGATGAAGCTCAAATACAACTTGATAGTTTTATAAATGAGAAATTTGAAAACTTTGGTGATTATCAAGATGCTATTACAAAAGAGTCAAAACAATACTTTTTATTTCACTCGAATATTTCAAGTTCTTTAAATATTGGACTTATTGACCTAAATGATTTAATAGAAAAAATAATAAACGCAAATGCCCCATACAATGCAAAAGAAGGCTTTATAAGACAGATTATTGGATGGAGGGAGTTTATGCTAAAGATTTATCAAGATGATGGTGTGAAGCTTAGAAACTCTAATTTTTTTGAATTTAAAAATGAAATACCAACTAAAATACTTGAAAGCAAAAGCGGTATAACTCCCCTTGATGATTGTATAAAAAAACTAAATAATAGCTCTTATAATCACCATATAGAAAGGCTTATGATTTTAGGAAATCTATTTTTGCTACTTGAAATAAAACCAAATAGTGTTTATGAATTTTTTATGAGATATTACATTGATGCCTATGATTGGGTGATGGTTGGAAATGTTTATGGAATGAGTGGTTTTAGTGATGGTGGAAGTATTACAACAAAACCATATATTGCAAGTTCTAACTATATTTTAAAAATGAGTGACTATAAAAAAAGTGAACCTTGGTGTGAAATTGTGGATGCATTATATTGGAGATTTTTATTTAAATATTCACCTAAATTTGAGAAAAATCCAAGAATGGCAATGCAAATAAATCTACTAAAGAAAATGCCAAAAGAGAAGCTAGAAAATCATCTAAAAATAGCTGATGATTTTATAAAAAATCTTTTTATTGCAAATTGA
- a CDS encoding PAS domain-containing protein translates to MEKEMILDDFAFLVSETDEKGIIIFANDDFCKMAEYSVDELIGKPHNIVRHKDMPKAAFKDLWDTVKRDEVWSGYVKNATKSGNYYWVFATVFPTITSDGKKGFLSCRRKATRQEIDEHDALYKTLIAKEK, encoded by the coding sequence ATGGAAAAAGAAATGATTTTAGATGATTTTGCTTTTTTAGTAAGTGAAACTGATGAAAAAGGCATTATTATTTTTGCAAATGATGATTTTTGTAAAATGGCAGAATATAGTGTTGATGAATTAATAGGAAAACCTCATAATATCGTTCGTCATAAAGATATGCCAAAAGCTGCATTTAAAGACCTATGGGATACAGTAAAAAGAGATGAAGTATGGAGTGGTTATGTAAAAAATGCTACAAAATCAGGAAATTATTATTGGGTTTTTGCAACAGTTTTTCCTACAATTACTTCAGATGGTAAAAAAGGCTTTTTATCGTGTAGAAGAAAAGCTACAAGACAAGAAATTGATGAGCATGATGCTTTATATAAGACTTTGATTGCTAAAGAAAAATAA
- a CDS encoding SAM-dependent methyltransferase: MQRLWNKLADNFFSKIKVGTLEVIYTDGNKKLYGQKKEDEKITITIKNSKFFYRVALYGDIGFAESYIDEDFETSDLTKLIELALLNAKYLGTTSENEKNNKFINIMPVFNKIKHTMRKNSKTNSRKNISAHYDLSNDFYKLMLDETMMYSSAVFSHKNEDLYTAQKNKLEKLSSKLNLKENSNVLEIGSGWGAMALHLANDKKCKVTTVTLSTEQKKLCEDRFKEHSVEDRIDILLKDYRDLNGTFDAIIAVEMFEAVGKEYFHIFFKKCQELLKPNGLLVLQVITMPDQRYKDYSKGTDFIQKYIFPGGHLPSISKILEVTSKHTRLNLNHLEEFTEDYAKTLNIWHDNFQNKLDDVKKLGFDNYFIRMWKMYLNYCEAAFITRNINLHQLVFTKDQNIDLNKGLIA; encoded by the coding sequence ATGCAAAGATTATGGAATAAATTAGCAGATAATTTTTTCTCAAAAATAAAAGTAGGAACATTAGAAGTTATCTACACAGATGGTAATAAAAAGTTATATGGCCAAAAAAAAGAAGATGAAAAAATAACAATTACAATAAAAAATAGTAAATTCTTTTATAGAGTTGCATTATATGGAGATATTGGTTTTGCAGAGAGTTATATAGATGAAGATTTTGAAACATCTGATTTAACAAAACTAATAGAACTAGCCCTTTTAAACGCAAAGTATTTGGGAACAACAAGTGAAAATGAAAAAAACAATAAATTTATAAATATAATGCCCGTTTTTAATAAAATCAAACACACTATGAGAAAAAACTCAAAAACAAACTCAAGAAAAAATATTTCTGCCCATTATGACTTGTCAAATGATTTTTATAAACTCATGCTTGATGAAACTATGATGTATTCAAGTGCTGTTTTTTCTCATAAAAATGAAGATTTATATACAGCACAAAAAAACAAATTAGAAAAACTATCAAGTAAGCTAAACCTAAAAGAAAATTCAAATGTTTTAGAGATTGGTTCAGGTTGGGGAGCAATGGCTTTACATCTAGCAAATGATAAAAAATGCAAAGTAACAACGGTTACCTTAAGTACTGAGCAAAAAAAACTATGTGAAGATAGATTTAAAGAACATAGTGTTGAAGATAGAATAGATATTTTACTAAAAGACTATAGGGATTTAAATGGAACTTTCGATGCAATTATAGCTGTTGAAATGTTTGAAGCTGTGGGGAAAGAGTACTTTCATATCTTTTTTAAAAAATGCCAAGAACTACTAAAACCAAATGGACTTTTGGTTTTACAAGTAATTACAATGCCTGATCAAAGATATAAAGATTATTCAAAAGGGACTGATTTTATTCAAAAATATATTTTCCCAGGTGGTCACCTTCCTAGTATTTCAAAAATACTTGAAGTTACAAGTAAACATACAAGATTAAATCTAAATCATCTTGAAGAGTTCACAGAAGATTATGCAAAAACACTAAACATTTGGCATGACAATTTCCAAAATAAATTAGATGATGTAAAAAAATTAGGATTTGATAACTACTTTATAAGAATGTGGAAAATGTATCTGAATTATTGCGAAGCTGCATTTATAACTAGAAATATAAATTTACATCAACTAGTGTTTACAAAAGATCAAAATATTGATTTAAATAAAGGATTAATAGCATGA
- a CDS encoding DUF3833 domain-containing protein, with product MKNLIIIFFTTILLTGCTGMKIEDFNNTSPEFIPQEYFNGKLRAYGLVKDRSGKITRTFKGTMIGSWDKDGVGTLDEYFVYNDGEEMKRVWTLRPTADKKFIATANDIIGESPMIANGNTVMLDYIMRIPYNDSTLDIAVQDWLHLQEDGVIINHSKMKKFGFVVGELVITIIKD from the coding sequence ATGAAAAACTTAATTATTATATTTTTTACAACAATACTACTAACAGGATGTACAGGCATGAAAATAGAAGACTTTAATAACACAAGCCCAGAATTTATTCCACAAGAATATTTTAATGGCAAACTAAGAGCTTATGGTTTAGTAAAAGACAGAAGTGGAAAAATAACAAGAACATTTAAAGGAACAATGATTGGATCTTGGGATAAAGATGGAGTGGGAACACTTGATGAATACTTTGTTTATAATGATGGTGAAGAGATGAAAAGAGTTTGGACGCTAAGACCAACAGCAGATAAAAAATTCATAGCAACTGCAAATGATATAATAGGTGAAAGCCCAATGATTGCAAATGGGAATACAGTAATGTTGGATTATATTATGAGAATTCCTTATAATGACTCAACATTAGATATAGCTGTTCAAGATTGGCTACATTTACAAGAAGATGGTGTTATAATAAACCATTCAAAAATGAAAAAATTTGGCTTTGTAGTTGGAGAACTTGTAATTACAATCATTAAGGATTAA
- a CDS encoding putative DNA modification/repair radical SAM protein, which yields MKTDIYEKMEILANSAKYDVSCSSSGVESTFKKGEIGATHTSGICHTFTPDGRCVSLLKVLLTNICIYDCAYCINRVSNDIPRAVFSPRELADITINFYKRNYIEGLFLSSGIVKTEDHTMTLMLKALKILRYEYKFNGYIHVKLIPGSSMELVEQIVKLANRVSSNIELPSDKSLKLLAPNKTKEKVLQPLKFARNLSLAKEQKPIGMSTQLIIGATPESDRDILKLSSALYDKALLKRVYYSAYIPVNDNKNLPSIITKPPLLREHRLYQADWLLRFYDFSWDEIVTDEFPNLDEDLDPKAFWALNNLKYFPMEINTASKEELLRIPGIGVRGVMKIINARRFKRLTFNDLKKLKISIKKAMYFITCNKEFQRQVPFYRENLRLALIKPEPKKLIQPSLFDISSITGEL from the coding sequence ATGAAAACAGATATTTATGAAAAAATGGAAATCCTAGCTAATAGCGCAAAATATGATGTGTCTTGCTCATCAAGTGGAGTTGAAAGTACTTTTAAAAAAGGTGAAATCGGAGCCACTCACACAAGTGGAATTTGTCATACTTTCACACCCGATGGAAGATGCGTATCCTTACTTAAAGTATTACTTACAAATATTTGTATTTATGATTGTGCATATTGTATAAATCGTGTTTCAAATGACATTCCAAGAGCTGTATTTAGCCCAAGAGAACTGGCTGATATAACTATAAATTTTTATAAAAGAAACTATATAGAAGGACTTTTTTTAAGCTCAGGAATTGTAAAAACAGAAGATCATACAATGACTTTGATGCTAAAAGCTTTGAAGATTTTACGATATGAGTATAAGTTTAATGGATATATTCATGTAAAACTAATCCCTGGAAGTAGTATGGAATTAGTTGAGCAAATTGTAAAACTAGCAAATAGAGTAAGTTCTAATATAGAGCTTCCAAGTGATAAGTCTCTAAAACTTTTAGCTCCAAATAAAACAAAAGAAAAAGTACTTCAACCACTAAAATTTGCAAGGAATTTAAGTCTTGCAAAAGAGCAAAAACCAATAGGAATGAGCACTCAACTAATCATTGGAGCTACTCCTGAAAGTGATAGGGATATTTTAAAACTAAGCTCTGCACTTTATGATAAGGCTTTGCTAAAAAGGGTTTATTATAGTGCTTATATTCCTGTAAATGATAATAAAAACTTGCCCTCAATCATCACAAAACCGCCACTTTTAAGGGAGCATAGACTCTATCAAGCTGATTGGCTACTTAGGTTTTATGATTTTTCTTGGGATGAAATAGTAACAGATGAATTTCCAAATTTGGATGAAGATTTAGATCCAAAAGCTTTTTGGGCTTTAAATAATCTAAAATACTTCCCAATGGAAATAAACACAGCTTCAAAAGAAGAACTGCTAAGAATTCCAGGTATTGGAGTAAGGGGTGTGATGAAAATAATAAATGCAAGAAGATTTAAAAGACTTACTTTTAATGATTTAAAGAAACTAAAAATTTCAATAAAAAAAGCTATGTATTTTATCACTTGTAATAAAGAGTTCCAAAGACAAGTGCCTTTTTATAGGGAAAATCTAAGACTAGCTTTAATAAAACCAGAACCAAAAAAACTAATACAACCATCATTATTTGATATAAGTTCAATTACAGGTGAGTTATGA